One window of Dysidea avara chromosome 11, odDysAvar1.4, whole genome shotgun sequence genomic DNA carries:
- the LOC136238243 gene encoding U4/U6 small nuclear ribonucleoprotein Prp3-like yields MVIVSRKEIEQLRPWISSQVKSILGFSEDTVVNAAVDCLAKSLSRNVATELLSTFLDDNTDKFTKALYEKVQEIKVSKESSSSSSSKKRSARDAFGDEAIVEEEESSRSKSKRSSKEKDRDRDKGGGGAKKQKMIELMEKADSDGVELPPTAPNPVSQQQILSMLAQTKKEIETRKKQAQEAPPPPPAPIPSVIPQPVVIPAAAMRLYNNVDPALINETIEKAKRAAELQARIKNQLSAKPGLLASVGQPMPMKPTPLILDAEGRTVDAAGRTIQLSQRQPTLKANIRAQKRAQFKQIVQEKPKEKVEASSPFYDHRMGASAPLAPQRGKKMFKFHEPGKFQRLAQTMRAKAQLERLQGEIASTARKTGISSATKLALIAPSKEVYEDRVPDVEWWDAAILPTGRMEDLDRNLSSAQTMPGGVIIGKYCDISNLVEHPIPVYPPNHRRQTQALPIMLTKKERKKLRKQRRREEEKEKQEMIQFGLIPKPEPKVKMSNLMRVLGSEAVQDPTKVEAHVRAQIADRQKKHQDANEARKLTKEQKRTKKLKKLKDDMVSGIGIQVYRVNDLSNQSNKFKVDMNAQQHMLAGCVVLHKDLNMVIVQGGLKALKKFKRLMLHRIQWNPRKRGEVVESDDSDAGKRSIKKRNTCTLVWEGTAQGKNFHDWKFKSCPSEQMAREFLKKFGAEHYWDLALSESIIATDDDE; encoded by the exons ATGGTCATAGTTAGTCGTAAAGAGATAGAGCAGTTAAGGCCGTGGATATCATCCCAAGTTAAGAGCATACTCGGCTTTTCAGAGGACACAGTAGTCAACGCCGCTGTGGACTGTCTCGCTAAGAGCTTGAGCAGAAATGTAGCAACAG AGTTACTGAGTACATTCCTTGATGACAATACAGACAAGTTCACTAAAGCTCTTTATGAGAAGGTACAGGAGATAAAAGTGTCCAAGGAGTCATccagtagtagcagcagcaagAAGAGAAGTGCTAGA GATGCATTTGGAGATGAAGCTATCGTGGAGGAGGAAGAAAGTAGTCGCAGTAAGAGCAAGCGCAGCAGCAAGGAGAAGGACAGAGACAGGGACAAAGGAGGTGGAGGGGCAAAGAAGCAGAAAATGATAGAACTGATGGAAAAGGCTGATAGCGATGGTGTTGAGTTGCCACCCACTGCACCCAACCCAGTATCCCAACAACAGATTCTGTCAATGCTTGCTCAGACTAAGAAAGAGATTGAGACAAGAAAAAAACAAGCTCAGGAAGCA CCACCTCCTCCTCCGGCGCCCATCCCATCAGTGATCCCCCAACCTGTGGTAATCCCAGCTGCTGCTATGAGGCTGTACAATAACGTTGACCCTGCATTGATCAACGAGACAATTGAGAAGGCCAAACGTGCAGCAGAACTACAGGCAAGGATCAAGAACCAGCTGTCTGCTAAACCTGGATTGTTGGCATCTGTTGGACAACCGATGCCTATGAA GCCCACACCTCTGATCCTTGATGCAGAAGGTCGTACAGTAGATGCAGCTGGACGGACTATACAGTTGTCACAACGACAGCCAACACTAAAGGCTAACATTAGAGCACAGAAGAGAGCTCAGTTCAAGCAAATTGTACAGGAGAAGCCCAAAGAGAAGGTTGAAGCTTCCAGTCCCTTCTATGACCACAGAATGGG AGCCTCAGCACCCCTTGCCCCACAGAGAGGGAAGAAGATGTTCAAGTTTCATGAGCCAGGCAAGTTCCAACGACTAGCACAGACCATGAGGGCAAAGGCACAGCTGGAGCGTCTACAAGGAGAGATAGCATCCACTGCCCGGAAGACAGGCATCTCATCAGCCACTAAACTAGCTCTGATTGCCCCTAGTAAAGAAGTGTATGAGGACCGAGTACCTGATGTGGAGTGGTGGGATGCTGCCATCTTGCCAACTGGaag AATGGAGGACCTGGACAGGAATCTCTCATCAGCACAGACCATGCCAGGAGGGGTCATCATTGGCAAGTATTGTGACATTAGCAACTTAGTGGAACATCCTATACCAGTGTACCCTCCAAACCATCGACGACAAACCCAAGCTTTACCCATCATGTTGACTAAGAAG GAACGTAAGAAGCTACGCAAACAGCGTCGACGAGAGGAGGAGAAGGAGAAGCAAGAGATGATCCAGTTTGGGCTGATCCCCAAGCCAGAGCCGAAGGTCAAGATGTCCAACTTGATGAGAGTACTTGGTAGTGAAGCTGTACAAGATCCCACCAAAGTGGAGGCTCATGTCAGGGCTCAAATAGCTGATAGACAAAA GAAACATCAAGATGCCAATGAAGCTAGGAAACTGACAAAGGAACAAAAAAGAACCAAGAAGTTAAAGAAATTAAAAGACGACATGGTGTCGGGTATCGGTATACAAGTTTACCGTGTCAATGACCTGTCCAACCAGTCAAACAAGTTCAAGGTTGACATGAATGCTCAACAGCACATGTTGGCTGGTTGTGTGGTGTTGCACAAGGACCTTAATATGGTCATCGTGCAGGGAG GTCTGAAGGCACTGAAGAAATTCAAGCGACTGATGTTACACCGTATTCAGTGGAACCCTCGCAAGAGAGGCGAAG TGGTAGAGTCAGATGATTCTGATGCTGGGAAGAGGAGTATTAAGAAAAGGAACACTTGTACCTTAGTGTGGGAG GGTACTGCTCAAGGAAAGAATTTTCATGACTGGAAATTCAAGAGCTGTCCATCAGAGCAAATGGCAAGGGAATTCCTGAAGAAATTTGGTGCTGAGCATTACTGGGACCTTGCTCTCAGCGAGTCTATCATAGCAACTGACGATGATGAGTGA
- the LOC136238245 gene encoding U6 snRNA-associated Sm-like protein LSm7 yields MTIFRHCNIEQVSFITQTHNRLCLHVWYREISYKAPTLYNNIMAAAPPPEKKRKETLLSSDLGKFLEKKIRVKFQGGREATGILKGYDQLLNLVLDNTIEHLRDPDDPFKILDETRKLGLIVCRGTAVVLLCPADTMEAIANPFIQET; encoded by the exons ATGACCATCTTCCGCCACTGTAATATCGAACAAGTGTCGTTtataactcaaacccacaatcgattgtgtTTGCACGTGTGGTATCGTGAAATCTCCTACAAAGCGCCTACACTTTACAATAATATCATGGCG GCTGCTCCGCCTCCAGAAAAGAAACGCAAGGAGACGCTACTGAGCTCTGACCTTGGCAAGTTTCTTGAAAAAAAGATCAGAGTGAAATTCCAGGGTGGTAGAGAAG CTACTGGAATACTCAAAGGATATGACCAACTTCTCAACCTTGTGCTAGACAACACAATTGAGCATTTGAGAG ATCCAGATGATCCGTTCAAGATATTAGATGAGACCCGTAAACTGGGGTTAATTGTGTGCAGGGGTACGGCAGTAGTGTTGCTGTGTCCGGCAGATACAATGGAAGCCATAGCTAATCCTTTTATACAGGAAACATGA